The region gaaatttttactaagataaatacattcaataattaaaaacaaataatatatttcataaaagtaaaaaataatatccgcgcttcgatatgttgattggagagggaataaaacaaagtcagagaaacacttagtttaccagagacactatgtgtgtcaaatttattataaagaaaattttactaaaataaatatgttcaataattacaaacaaataatatatttcataaaagtaaaaaataatatccgcgcttttgaagcgcgggtcaaaatctagtatagcTTAAAGACAACAAGTCTCATTATGATAACTAGAAAGCCGTCTCTCTTGTCAGAATACTAAATCCTCCTAACAACTTCTCCATAAACCAAAAACCTTCAAATCTCTCCAAtcctcacacacacacacacacacacacaaagaacCAGTCAATATGGTGAGTCCCTTCTCATCACCGAAGAGATCTAAGAAAGAAAGCAGGAACCCTTATTCAAGTCGCGGACTTGAAAAATTCTCTGCACTTCTCTCTGAGCTTGACGAGAAGAGACAGAGCATTTACGCAAATAGGCTAGACCCCGATGGGCCTCCTCTTGTTCGGTTTGTTTTCAAAAGCTCCGGAGAGTGCGTTCCTGTGATGATCAAGACAAATAAGGTAGCCAAGAAGAAGGTCGATGGTCAAGAAGATGATCTCAAGAACAAGACCGAGTCGAAAACAAAGGAGGCAAAAGAAATAAAGGAGACAGAGTCAGAAACAACGGAGCAGAAACGTAGATGTGTATTGAAAGAGAATCTTAAGAAGATTTCAAGACCGAACCGTTTTTTACCCGTGACAACGATCTTGGTTCTAGTCTTCTTGGTGTTTTTTGGAAGAACGGTTTCGATCATGTGCACTTGTATCGTTTGGTATTTGGTTCCAATGATCAAAGAACATAGCAGAAAGAAAGGATCAACATACaagaccaagaagaagaagaagaaaatgaacgAGAGCATGGCTCGTGATCAAAC is a window of Raphanus sativus cultivar WK10039 unplaced genomic scaffold, ASM80110v3 Scaffold3577, whole genome shotgun sequence DNA encoding:
- the LOC130506711 gene encoding uncharacterized protein LOC130506711; the encoded protein is MVSPFSSPKRSKKESRNPYSSRGLEKFSALLSELDEKRQSIYANRLDPDGPPLVRFVFKSSGECVPVMIKTNKVAKKKVDGQEDDLKNKTESKTKEAKEIKETESETTEQKRRCVLKENLKKISRPNRFLPVTTILVLVFLVFFGRTVSIMCTCIVWYLVPMIKEHSRKKGSTYKTKKKKKKMNESMARDQTVIKEKLPRMAAPSKTR